One Limisphaerales bacterium genomic region harbors:
- a CDS encoding outer membrane beta-barrel protein: MRGLIFFGLLLNGVVWAQDAAESAPALLASASLSGYVSTGYHWGPGTGNFAYGLSGTTSRANAFSLDVVALSLHRPMENWLLDSGYRVDLWLGPDASDLETGSTSNSAELRQAYLELRFPLVNPLTDGETTSLDLRIGTFNSIVGFESPDHNANAHYTRSWGYTIQPTVHTGILAFFPGTGRPGVDALYEWDSRYQFALGVANTNDPRINGSATNADRKTLLAGLMWELPEALGPLGGSRFSLGYVNGRDRTGSDPIQNLYLGLGLLPNSEKWNLSLTHDSRILPGSGNDDSVFGLYVGRTFSEDLTLSARGEIYQEGSKLYSGESAAEQTDGQGLTLTLNYKIWENVISRVEYRWDNTDEPVNGRHNNHGAHLNFIYEF; this comes from the coding sequence ATGCGTGGATTGATTTTTTTTGGGTTGCTCCTGAATGGCGTGGTGTGGGCACAGGATGCGGCGGAGTCTGCTCCGGCGTTGCTGGCTTCGGCTTCGCTTTCGGGATATGTGAGCACGGGCTACCATTGGGGGCCGGGCACGGGGAATTTTGCTTATGGGCTTTCGGGGACGACGAGCCGCGCGAATGCGTTTTCGCTGGATGTGGTGGCGCTCTCGCTGCATCGGCCGATGGAGAATTGGCTTTTAGATTCTGGCTATCGCGTGGATCTCTGGCTCGGGCCGGATGCGAGTGATTTGGAAACGGGCTCCACCTCGAATTCTGCGGAGTTGAGACAGGCTTATTTGGAGCTTCGCTTTCCCTTGGTTAACCCACTCACCGATGGCGAAACGACCAGCCTTGATCTGCGCATCGGCACGTTTAATTCCATCGTTGGCTTTGAATCACCCGATCACAATGCCAATGCACACTACACGCGCTCGTGGGGCTATACGATTCAACCGACGGTGCACACGGGTATCCTTGCCTTTTTCCCGGGCACGGGTCGACCGGGGGTGGATGCGCTTTACGAATGGGACAGCCGCTACCAATTCGCCCTCGGCGTGGCAAACACCAACGACCCACGCATCAACGGCTCTGCCACCAACGCTGACCGCAAGACGTTGCTTGCCGGTTTGATGTGGGAACTGCCCGAAGCGCTCGGGCCGTTAGGTGGCTCGCGTTTTTCGTTGGGCTACGTCAATGGCCGCGACCGCACGGGGAGCGATCCCATTCAAAATCTTTATCTCGGCCTGGGCTTATTACCGAATTCTGAGAAATGGAATCTCAGCCTCACGCACGACTCGCGCATTTTGCCGGGCTCAGGCAACGACGATTCGGTCTTTGGCCTCTACGTGGGCCGCACGTTTTCCGAGGACCTCACGCTCTCCGCTCGCGGTGAAATTTATCAGGAAGGCTCCAAACTGTATTCCGGCGAAAGCGCTGCGGAGCAAACCGACGGCCAAGGCCTCACGCTCACGCTGAATTACAAAATCTGGGAAAACGTCATCTCGCGCGTGGAATATCGCTGGGATAACACCGATGAACCCGTCAATGGCCGCCATAATAACCACGGGGCTCACCTCAATTTCATCTACGAATTTTAG